From Mya arenaria isolate MELC-2E11 chromosome 1, ASM2691426v1, a single genomic window includes:
- the LOC128236008 gene encoding ankyrin repeat and zinc finger domain-containing protein 1-like produces the protein MATNSPKRVQRVKPKKYTTCQLYNTKEAQCKLVGLTLASCNSASRGKSVIQEEADVPQETLVPDPSQLVVSEVMACNYCDTSFSHRVEQKRHYRSDWHRYNLKLRLKGKNSVPEEVFEDMCGNISSLSGSDSDTDGDTDIDNQPRTGPNKLLPGTQRRLVREGGNTSSTDSESESGNQTEDIARRLPKVYFSNHEGEILSIYRCVLCHKKSHPSYTEDLVSMAATIPDQMNWAVFMAGGGHFAGAVFNKNEMVVHKTFHRYVVRAKRGTAQGSRDSQGNAPKSGGASLRRYNEAALTQEIQELIASWRPHLEKCDLIFLRAPSFNRKIFYSGKVPAFKKDDLRIRLIPFQTRRPTNNEVRRVFEMLASIECYGDESEIQDLVPISPPQVFNPETGNLEPRDENQLSPRKRKLLNKKIGASPLVNETNDNKASGDLKNAEPNKEETVSSKPFLPDHIKEETMSSGTSTASDTELIETMATIHFSDLKEYSMSKKPKQKKKSARKRRPSLKGQNEPDSNVMDEELYHLRNSLYTACKTGDKESLESLLAVIFSPPAAVDNNSEAKHDNAEDIESQKKVDEFDKATIPTAVDNSELNDHIVKAGNENDNICLKSSETSDNRIIADIKQTDTLKNGDVKKSDGEEIAQNSKEYVDIEKSTSLECITEMNSDKSLLIDTNWKACDTHTDINTTDLDETKEKVTVNISSHQVEHPTAIPDTPSILKPQTIPILLSRTKPTVSTGNKDPLTPVFVSPDIVSEPIGDNNTTLLHVAAKEGHARIVALLLEAGASPVLKDRNGHSPYMASKDKATRNEFRRFRGKWPDRYDYKVAQIPEPLSEEAEAERKRKEQERKKAQKKAKQEQQKAKKEEEEKQKAEDREKQRYLNMSDREKRALAAERRLLNQCSTQGGDKPVLIRCFQCGADMTGKVPFEYCDNKFCTSKCLQQHRKTQTAKK, from the exons ATGGCTACGAATTCTCCAAAGAGAGTGCAAAGGGTAAAACCCAAAAAGTATACTACATGTCAACTCTACAACACCAAGGAGGCTCAATGCAAACTTGTGGGTCTTACACTCGCAAGCTGCAACTCGGCATCAAGGGGGAAATCTGTGATACAGGAGGAAGCAG ATGTTCCCCAAGAGACATTAGTACCAGATCCTTCACAGCTGGTAGTGTCAGAGGTGATGGCCTGTAATTACTGTGACACTTCATTCTCACACAGAGTTGAACAG AAAAGACACTATAGGTCTGACTGGCACAGATACAACCTCAAACTTAGGCTAAAAGGGAAGAACAGTGTCCCTGAAGAAGTATTTGAGGATATGTGTG GTAACATCTCTAGTCTGTCGGGTTCTGACTCTGATACAGATGGGGACACAGACATTGACAACCAGCCCCGAACTGGACCCAACAAACTCCTGCCTGGTACCCAGCGTAGACTGGTGCGTGAAGGGGGTAACACCAGCAGCACTGATAGTGAATCTGAAAGTGGGAACCAG ACAGAAGACATTGCAAGAAGGCTGCCAAAGGTTTACTTCAGCAACCATGAGGGAGAAATCCTATCCATCTACAGATGTGTGCTCTGTCATAAAAAG AGCCACCCAAGTTACACTGAAGACTTGGTTTCAATGGCCGCTACAATACCAGATCAGATGAACTGGGCTGTGTTTATGGCCGGAGGGGGCCATTTTGCTGGGGCGGTGTTCAATAA aaatgagATGGTTGTCCATAAAACATTTCACCGCTATGTTGTCCGTGCTAAGCGAGGTACAGCACAGGGTAGTCGTGACAGTCAGGGAAATGCCCCCAAGTCCGGAGGGGCCTCACTCAGGAGGTATAACGAGGCTGCTCTAACACAG GAAATACAAGAATTGATAGCGTCTTGGCGTCCACATCTCGAGAAATGTGACCTCATCTTCTTACGCGCTCCAAGTTTTAACCGTAAGATCTTCTACTCTGGGAAAGTCCCAGCATTTAAGAAAGATGACTTGAGGATACGCCTTATACCGTTCCAGACAAGGCGACCCACAAATAATGAAGTGAGACGGGTGTTTGAGATGTTGGCATCGATAGAATGTTACG GTGATGAATCAGAAATCCAGGATCTGGTTCCCATTTCTCCACCACAGGTGTTCAACCCGGAAACCGGCAACCTCGAACCGCGGGATGAGAACCAGCTATCACCAAGGAAACGCAAGCTTCTGAATAAAAAGATCGGTGCAAGCCCCTTGGTGAATGAGACAAATGATAATAAAGCTTCCGGTGATCTGAAGAATGCTGAGCCGAATAAAGAGGAAACTGTGTCTTCAAAGCCTTTTCTTCcag ATCACATAAAGGAGGAGACCATGTCATCGGGAACATCTACAGCTAGTGACACAGAGTTGATAGAAACCATGGCAACCATTCACTTCTCCGATCTGAAAG AGTACTCAATGTCGAAGAAGCCTAAACAGAAGAAGAAAAGTGCACGGAAAAGGAGACCCTCCTTGAAAGGACAGAATGAACCGGATTCAAATGTTATGG ATGAAGAACTATACCATCTACGGAACAGTCTGTATACAGCTTGTAAAACAGGCGACAAAGAAAGCCTTGAAAGCCTTCTTGCTGTGATATTTTCCCCTCCTGCTGCTGTTGATAATAATTCAGAAGCCAAGCATGACAATGCTGAGGACATTGAAAGTCAGAAAAAGGTTGATGAGTTTGATAAAGCAACTATTCCTACTGCTGTTGATAATAGTGAACTGAATGACCACATTGTTAAAGCAGGTaatgaaaatgacaacattTGTCTAAAATCATCAGAGACAAGTGATAATAGAATAATTgctgatataaaacaaacagacacattaAAAAATGGTGATGTTAAGAAATCAGATGGTGAAGAAATTGCCCAAAATTCAAAGGAATATGTTGATATAGAAAAGTCTACAAGTCTTGAATGCATTACAGAAATGAATTCAGATAAAAGTCTCCTTATAGACACCAACTGGAAAGCATGTGATACTCATACAGATATTAATACAACAGATCTTGATGAAACaaaagagaaagttacagtGAACATATCTAGTCATCAGGTAGAACATCCGACCGCAATACCAGATACACCTTCCATTTTAAAACCGCAGACCATTCCAATCCTTTTATCAAGAACAAAACCAACTGTTTCCACTGGCAATAAAGATCCTCTAACTCCTGTCTTTGTATCTCCTGACATTGTAAGTGAACCGATAGGGGATAACAACACTACCCTTCTCCATGTAGCAGCTAAAGAGGGGCACGCACGTATTGTTGCCTTGTTGCTGGAGGCGGGCGCTAGTCCTGTGCTGAAGGACAGAAACGGTCATTCACCCTATATGGCAAGCAAGGATAAGGCAACAAGAAATGAGTTTAGAAGATTCAGGGGAAAGTGGCCGGATAGATATGACTACAAGGTTGCACAG ATTCCAGAACCTCTCTCTGAAGAAGCTGAGGCTGAAAGGAAGCGAAAGGAACAAGAGAGAAAGAAAGCCCAGAAAAAAGCTAAGCAAGAACAACAGAAAGCTAAGAAAGAAGAAGAGGAGAAACAAAAGGCAGAAGACAGAGAGAAACAGAGATACCTGAACATGTCGGACAGAGAAAAG AGAGCGTTGGCTGCTGAACGTCGTCTGTTGAATCAATGTAGCACACAGGGAGGAGACAAGCCTGTGCTTAT